ATATGTATCTTTACCCGGATCTAGATTCATGGGTAGTCTTCCCATGGTCATCTGAAAAAGGAAGAGTAGCTCGTCTTATTTGTGACATCTACAGCCCGGATGGTACGCCATTCGAAGGGGATCCTCGTTCAGTTCTAAAACGCGTTCTAAAAGAAATGGAAGAGCTTGGTTTCTCTGACTTCAACATTGGACCAGAGCCAGAATTCTTCCTATTCAAAATGGACGAAAACGGTGAACCAACGCTTGAACTAAACGACAAAGGCGGATACTTCGACCTAGCGCCAACAGACCTTGGTGAAAACTGCCGTCGTGATATCGTTCTTGAGCTTGAAGACATGGGCTTTGAAATTGAAGCATCTCACCATGAAGTAGCTCCTGGACAGCACGAAATCGACTTTAAATATGCTGATGCACTAACAACGTGTGACAACATCCAGACGTTCAAGCTAGCGGTTAAAACGATCGCTCGTCAGCACGGCCTACACGCAACGTTCATGCCGAAGCCACTATTCGGTGTTAACGGATCTGGTATGCATGCCAACATGTCCCTCTTCAAAGACGGAGTAAATGCATTCTACGAGCCGAAAGATGAGCTTGGCCTAAGCGAAACAGCACGTCAATTCATCGCTGGAACAATGAAGCACGCTGAAGCGTTCACAGCAATCACGAACCCGACGATCAACTCTTACAAGCGTCTTGTTCCTGGATACGAAGCTCCTTGCTACGTAGCATGGTCTCTTCGTAACCGTAGCCCGCTTATCCGTGTTCCTGCTTCCCGCGGAATCAGCACACGTATCGAAGTACGTAGCGTAGATCCATCTGCGAACCCGTACCTTGCAATGGCAGCATTACTTGCAGCTGGACTTGACGGCATCAAGAACAAAATGACGCCACCAGCTCCAACAGAGCGCAACATCTACGTGATGGATAAGCAAGAACGCGTTGAAGAAGGCATCACAGACCTTCCAGCAACACTACACGATGCGCTTGAACTTCTTAAGAAAGACGAAGTGATGATGAAAGCACTAGGCGAGCACGCAGCCGAGCACTTCATCGAAGCAAAAGAGATCGAATGGGATATGTTCCGTACGCAAGTACACCCTTGGGAACGCGAACAGTATATGACGACTTATTAA
The sequence above is drawn from the Pseudalkalibacillus hwajinpoensis genome and encodes:
- the glnA gene encoding type I glutamate--ammonia ligase, which codes for MSNKFTADDIKKMAQDENVKFIRLQFTDLLGIIKNVEIPVDQLEKALDNKMMFDGSSIEGFVRIEESDMYLYPDLDSWVVFPWSSEKGRVARLICDIYSPDGTPFEGDPRSVLKRVLKEMEELGFSDFNIGPEPEFFLFKMDENGEPTLELNDKGGYFDLAPTDLGENCRRDIVLELEDMGFEIEASHHEVAPGQHEIDFKYADALTTCDNIQTFKLAVKTIARQHGLHATFMPKPLFGVNGSGMHANMSLFKDGVNAFYEPKDELGLSETARQFIAGTMKHAEAFTAITNPTINSYKRLVPGYEAPCYVAWSLRNRSPLIRVPASRGISTRIEVRSVDPSANPYLAMAALLAAGLDGIKNKMTPPAPTERNIYVMDKQERVEEGITDLPATLHDALELLKKDEVMMKALGEHAAEHFIEAKEIEWDMFRTQVHPWEREQYMTTY